The sequence gaaagaaacagaaaaacaaaacaaaacaaaacaaaaaccaagaaaatcactgaaaagacaacaaaaaagaggaaaaataagttttttccTAGGAGGGAAGGGTTTTTGTTGTCCTaggcaatcttttaaaaattatttcaggccTTTTAATAATAGCAGTAgtgtggttttgttgttttgtttatttggtttttgtcttttgtttggggaTAAGACAGACTTCTGCTGTCCTAGTGGGTATTACTGTTTGCATAGTCTATTTTAATAGGCTATCAAATGTACACTGTTAAATGAGCTTGGGATTCTTGCACTCatgtttattcattatttcatttaggcAATTGAGAATTTTGAACCAGCAACTTAGAGAACGAGAAAAAACTCAAAAGGCATCTGGTTCTCTGGAATGCAGTCTTGAATGTAGGTAGAACTTTAAGAAATGATGGTAAATTCTTTGTGGCTCtggaaatgtttataaaaaatCAGCTTTCTTAATTACTTTGTgttaagtggattttttttttttttttttttttttgctttttagggcctctcctgcagtaGAAgtggattaaagaaaaaaattttaaaaaacagtaataggagttccctagagcccagcaagttaaggatctggtgttgtcactgaagcagcctAGTTTGCTGCtgggcgcaggttcagtccctagccaaaagtgggtgtggccaaaagtaaataaaaagtaggGATAAtactcattaaaatttaatatagtacagaaacacaaaagaaggTTCTATCTCTTCCCAATAatacatctctattttttttaaaaaggttgttTCCTTTCATGTATCTCCTGttcaaatataattgatttatttcacaaatactGAGTATATTACTAGTAGATAGGCACTAATAGAactatatatgtacttttttcttttgtgaaaatgaGATTACATTGTATGTATTCTTATGCAGCTTACATTTATTCACTTAGTATGTAGTGGGCATTTTTCTCTAtcaaaataaatccatttctttctgtttaaGAACTATGTAGATATTCTGTTTATGTAGTTCTGTCATAATGTATTTAAAGTACTCTGCTGATAGATACCTAGATAATTTCCCCGTTTTCCCAATACAAATAATCCTGCAGCAAAAATCCTTGTACCTATGTCTTTTGGCATAGGTGTGAGCTTTTTTGTAGATGATAGTcatagaattgctgagtcaaaggGTAAGTACTGTTGCAGTTTGACAGATATTGCCCAATTGTCCTTATGGATCATAGAACttaaggtaaaataaaagaagaaaaattaataggaCTAGAGGAAAAGATAAGAACCTTTTTTGTATTCTTGGGAACTTTGGCTAAGCCTCCAAAATACTCACATGCTACAAAGGAAAGATTGATAAAATATGTCCcagaaattttttcatttcatgcaCAGCAGAGttataaatacattcataaaGCATTAATCAAATGGAGAAATTTTGTAATACATGATATGACAAAAGCTTTAGgctttttcttaatatataaaaatacctcTTGGAATACAAAAAAATCTAAGCACCCAACAGACTCAGAATTTCATAAAAACATTCAACTTCACAAGAATAATTTTGGAAAAGATCACTGTGATTCCATTATGAATAAACAATGGGGATGGGTAGGAGAAaggagccaagatgggaattgaGATCAGTGTTTGCCGTccctttttaattctctttttatatcttttaattctCTGCCATTTACCTTCTTGTTTCCTTGAGAAACATGTGTTATTATTCATGATTACTTGTTTGCTATCAGCTCCAGGAGAGCAGGAATCACATCTCTGTTGTTGACCCACTCTGTGCCCAGATTCTAATGTAGTGCCACGTAGTAATCTTCCTCACTCAAGGCTGcagttgttgaatgaatagcGCCACATACTTTATAGCCATTAAGAATGTGATAGATCCATGTCCTGGTACGTAACAATCTTATAAGGGAAAAAGGCAAGATTAAAAGCTATGAGTATAGTATGATTcatttatgtttaagtatttcTTATATGCAAAAGTATTTCCCAGAAAGATAGCAAAGTTAATAGTCATTGCTTCTGGGGGGAGAGTCATTTGATTGCATTGGTATTTCATGGtatttgaatttttcactttGTGTATGTATCATTCTTTCATTAAGAAAGGTAAAGAAACTAATGCCTGAAATACCAGTTGGAGAAGAACGATAAGACTTCTGccaatcaattttttaaaaaatacatttagtatTTGTATAGAACTGCTCAAGCATATAATTACTAAGTAAAATCAGTAAATTCCAagcgtttttttcttttttcttttttaaaatcttttccaggtttgtacttttttttttttttttgtctttttgtctttttaaggccacacccacagcatgtggaggttcccaggctaggggttgaatcagaggtacagttgccagcctacacccctggcgcagcaacatcagatccaagctgcatctgcgacctacaccacagctcatagcaacgccagatccttaacccactgagcgaggccagagatcgaacccgcatcctcatggatacttgtcgggtttgttaaccactgagccaccacgaaAGTTCCCCAGGTTTGTACTTTTTAAACTGGGGTTAACAATTATATTACCTATTTTGTCTTACAGTGTTTTCTCTTCAATCGCTGAACAAGTCACTGCAAAATCAATTACAAGAGTCACTAAAAAGCCAGGAATTACTACAGAGTAAAAATGAAGAACTTTTAAAAGTGATAGAAAAtcagaaagatgaaaacaaaaaatttgctgatatatttaaagagaaagatcAAGCTTTACTTGAAAATAAACAGCAATTTGACATTGAGACAACAAGAATGAAAATCGGTATGTGTTTGCGTTGTAGTTatgatcactttttaaaaacagtaataaggaaactaaaacttttttcttgttttagaatTAGAGGAAGCCTTGGTCAACGTGAAAAGCTCCCGGTTTAAGTTAGAAGCTGCTGAAAAGGAAAATCAGATATTGGGAATAACATTACGTCAGCGTGACGCTGAGGTGACTCAACTGAGAGAATTAACTAGGTAATGTTGGCATCATTTGAATAACTCATGCCTTTGGTTAGATGTATttataaacttcaaaataatttcagaCCTGCCCTCTTACCCCAtccttttctcattgtttttgttaatttctaGTGATGTTGTCTTTTGCTCCAATTAAGTTAAATTCCAAACATGgctaaatacttttttaaatcaTGTGATTCCAGGAAAAGCCGCTCTGCTGAGGAGCTGAAGACTGGTTTAGCAAAGTGTTTAAGAGCTCTCTGAAGCCAGAGAGACCTGAGTGGAATTCTAGCTCTTGCCATGACTAAGCAAGAGAGTTCGTTAACCTTGCTAAACTTTGGATGTAAAGTAGGGAGATGATTAGGATAGATGGGAGGATTAAGGAATCATTCATGAAAAGCCCTTAGCTCAGTAAGGGCTCATTCATATGATCTTGGGTAAGTTATTTAGCCTCTTTGAGCCTCAATCATTTTATCAGCAAAATGAGGGAGTTGGCAGCAACTCCTAAGATCTCTTTGTTCCTTAACatgtcttaaataaataaaaccactttaCTCAATTTTTGTGTGATATGCACGTATACAGTTCAGTTTTCTCTtgagaaactaatttttaaaacctaatttttaaaatactagagAAGTCAGTTATTTTAAGCCTGAATATCATCAGATCTGGCCGTGCCTTTGAATGATCTTGGAAATTCATGGttctaaataaaaattctaaatttaaaagtcTTCTTTGTATTGTAAATGAGAAGACCCATTTTGAATTATAAACTTTTCCCCCACTTTGAATTATAAACTCTTTAGAGAAACAGattatatatgtgtttttgtgtgtgtgtgtgtgtgtgtatatatatatatatatataatattaaattacttTATGGAAGCTATGTTAATACAGGAAAATTGCTTTTTTTGCACACTCATCTTTCACAGAATAATTTCACTCAAACTTTTATTGAATAGtgagaaaagcaaaatacacTTCTTGTATCCATGTAGTGTTACAGTTAGTTAGGCTCCAGTTGGCATTGCTACAATGTTGGCTCATATGACTCTTGTTCTAAGTAAAATAATTAAGAGAATGTCCCTTCTTATGAAAGCCCTTATAAGGTCTCCAAAGaaaatcatcttttcttttctaaagacTAATTTGGGAGTGAAAACTGTTATTTTCAAGAATTTatagtaaaagaagccaatcacaaaaagCCACAtctacatgattttatttataaaaaatgtccGGAATAGATAAAGCCATGGAACCAAAAGTAGATTAGTAATTGTcaagggctgggggaagggctgaGAGAATGGGAAGTGACTGATAATGTATAGAGTTTCTTttcagggtgatgaaaatgttttgaaactagGTAGAGGTTATGGTTGTATAACTATGAATACAATataaaatcactatgttgtacactttaaaagtgttcattttataatttataaattatatctcaataaagtttttttaaaagtatatatggTATACAGTCagtttggaaaagaaaagcaggacaGCAAGTCAACATGGTCAAGTTCCATGAGCAGCTGTTTAGGTGTCACCGAGAGCATCTCCTCATTCTGCTTGGCCCCAAGCAGAAAATGAAGCAGAGGATTGAGTTTCCTGGGAGTTTTCTTCCCACAGTCTTTTTCTTCATACTGCTAAATCCATCTCCTTTATGGCATGAAATCCGTACCTGATGTTatcttttatgtataaaatacttgaattttttttcacagtctTCTCTCTATTATTTGTCCTCATCTATGGAGGGAAGATTTAAAtatctgcattttcatggatggGGAAGCGGGGGTCATGGaagttaaatattaataattggaGTTAATAACAGCAGAGACTAAAACTCACATTTCTTAATTCCTAGccgtgttttctttctctctcatacaTGGCATGGCCTTAGCTAAAATATTCTATTCCTGGTGACAACTCTGGGCTTAATCTAGTCTAAGTAAACCTTAGTATTTTTTTCACCTGGGAGATGGATGTATAAATGGATGGATTCATTtgcatattcatttattcagcaaatgtttattgtatattatattgCAAACGTATGTGTGAAACATACACAAAAGTATTTAATCATCTTAGTTGCTAAATATCCACACTGTTAAGCAAAAAGCCCACTCTAGTTCTTTGATGACATATGTAGggaaataacatctttttttaaaggatgaactGGACTAAATCGGAGATAGGTGGTACATTTGTGAAGAAAATTGATAACGCAAATGTAAGAACAGTTTTCAGATTAAGTAATAATACAGTTATTCTAGAAATTAACATGAACGGAagcccaaagaaatgaaaagcacttAACCTGACTTTCATACCTCGTTGGAGCCTGACCTGGACCTGAGCCAAAGACTTCAGATTCTCCCTTCAGTTTTGCTTCCTATTTTGAAAAGGACATCTTCTCTCTGAGAGATGACCTGTTGTTGAGAGATCTTTGTAAGAAGATACCTTAGTGTCTGCTCATTCTTCCCAAATAACACACAGTCTGCCTTTTCCAGTATTTATTAGGGATGAAAAAGTATTTCTTGCCAATTGGAGCCTTTTCTTAACATTTACCCCAACATAGAAGCATAGGAACTGAGAAAAGTCATTAATTCTTAACATACTATTTGTGTCTAAAATGTGAGACCTAGACATTTTGTTCTCCTTAAGACTCTTGAAAAGTTTCCTTTCAGTGTTTTTCCATTGttatcaaggacattttatttttatactgggCATAAGTCCTGCCTCATGACTGCTAGATCACTTATTAGACTAACTGGACTCTAAATGAAACATAATGAGTGGACAGGCTTAGCACAGTGTCTTATAGGGATAAATAGGACCCTTACACCGAAGATTCAGTAATAGCTTCAAAATGCTATTGATGGCaatttttcctttgtccttcAAATTAAAAAGCcagacaaataaatttaaaaaatactctttgaGCTCAGTTGTTACCCACATTGGTGATTGAGAATATGTTTTTTGGTAGTACTCTATGCAATTCAATTAATTAGGAACTGGGCTACTCTGaccatttaaattttacttttgacATTAGAGAGTAAAGTAAGGACATCTGACAATACAGATGAACTCTTTAGCTCATCCACACCATCTCTCTTCCCTTATAGCCATACACCTTGGTCAGATAGGTgtatgttttttgtgtgtgttaaataGTCCCTTTGAGAGctcacaaaatttttaaatgcctttctcAGACTGCTGTGGAGAGATAATGAGAATAGAAGGTTCACATACAAGttctaaatacattttcttttttttcttttttttttttttttttcgtctttttgctatttcttgggccgctcctgcggcatatggagattcccaggctaggggtccaatcggagctgtagccaccggcctacaccagagccacagcaacgcgggatccgagccgcgtctgcgacctacaccacagctcacggcaacgccggattgttaacccactgagcaagggcagggactgaacccacaaccttatggttcctagtcggattcattaaccactgcaccacaacgggaactcctaaatacattttctaaaCCATCTCTTTCTTCCCCAACCTTCAGTAATTTTGAAATACATctttatcattgtttttttagattttactatGGTACATGTCATAAAACCATTAAAATGTGAGGAAATTTTCAGTAAATAAGTAGTAAATATTCTTCTAATAGCTGCTAAGAGCACTTATAAATGCTGATAGTTATttattagtatatttttataaGCCAAGAAAAGATCTTACATTTCTTATTATGAAAATGTGCCAGTTTTCCAAGAATTAAAAAATCAGTGTGTTTAGTTGAATCTCATATAATAGAAacacaaatatattcattttgtagCTATCTGGGTCTTGTATTGCTTCCTTTCAAATTTTAGCATATTCTTATCTCTATTtccagagatttttcttttaatttcaaagacaGTGGTGAGTCACATTTTGTTTACACATGAGAAGCTTAGTGATTGCTATTAATTTCCAGAGCTTAAACTCTTATTACATtgtcacttcctttctttctgtattgCTGATTTTGTACACagcaaaattaacatttttatttaagtcTAGAAAGGAACTTCAATATAAGGatctcttttctaaaaataaataaaaactccagGATGTAGTCTGATTGAATGAAGTAGTATGTCATTATTCATTACAGCATTTCTTTAAAGATATGTTCTTATGgcgtattttttatctttttttcccctatacttggggcatatggaagttcctgggccaggaatcgaatccaagctgtagctgcgacctatgccacagctgcagcaatgccaggtccttaacccacagcaccaggctggggattgaacccatgctgccacagagacaacactggatccttaatccactgtgccacagtgggaactcctttttatcttTGAATTAGTAGCTCATTAGCTTCTTGAAAGAGGTGTGAGAAAAAGTGGCTGGGGCCATTATCATTTGAAGGGCAATCAGAATTCAAAATATAGTATATTTAAGAGGACAGTGTAAGccttttgtaggaaaaaaatcactcattcTATATCCAAAGATATAATCACTGCTAATTATATAGTGTAgagatttccttttaattttttatttggttgtgtGTAACTGTTTTTACAAAAATAGTATTGTTACTGTGTTATTTATGGcctgttcttttaaatttaaccttaattaatgaacatttttccatcaataaatattctttacagCATGACTATAAATGgctgtgattcagttataccgtAATTTACCTAAATCAGTGCACTGTATTTGAAGAGAAAGATATTAtccatctattttttaattacaaattacaTCTTTGTAGATGTATCTTTGAGTTTAGCCTCTTGGTGTATATCAGTAGGATAAATTTCTAAACATGCAAATTGATGGGTTAAAAGGTATGGCATGTACAAATCTTCAAGGCTTCTGATACTTTACTGGTTTGCTAGAAGAGTGTACCTTCCCACGAGTAGTACCTGCTTCTCCAATAATGGGTATTTCTATTTTACTATGTTAgcttagtaggaaaaaaaaaaaaaaagaaaaatcacattaaaaaatctgaatttctctGATTAAAAGTTGAACTTATAAAACATGCTCATTCGCTGGttgtaatcttttaaaatcacccTGTTggtgtttgtatctttttcttaCCTATATTTAAGAACATATATGATTCAACTCAAATAGACTAAAGTCTTggtataaaattgttttaataggACCACTCATGAAACTACTACCAAATAAAAACTCACTTAGCCTGAAACTGTGCTAAGCTCTTTATCCTTATGTTTTATTATTGTGTCTTATTTAATGTTCATTCTAATTCTGAAGTAGTTATCTTCATGTTGCAGTAGAGGCACTTGAGATTCAGAAAggttgagtgacttgcccaagatcacagctAGTAGTAGCACTAGAGTATCATTCcatttctgtctgacttcagacTCTGTGTGGTTATATCACACTTTTCCTGGAGCCTCGATGTTGCTTATACCTAATTATACTAGGTAATTATTTTTAACCATCTTCCTCACCCGCCCCCCCCAGTATTTTTCCAGTGTCCTTTTCATATGTATTTTGAATGGAGAGAAGTAATTTAATTACTAATGGCATCCTCTAACAAATGAGTAGCATATTTACCATTTCACAGTGTTGCTCAAGAATAAAATCTTTATATCTTAAGcgaaaatttttttctgagtctcCATTTTTAGCTATAATATTAGATTTGATGCAGACCAAGATATTTTATCCTTTGTTATTTTAATCTACTCTTTCCAGGGTATATTCTGTGATTTTGTGCTTTTAGTTGCTTTTTTTCCGTATTATGAACCAGGTGCTTGCCTCAAATCCTTTCTTTTAAAGATgaagtatatttaaataaatgaaagaagtgggtaaaaagaaataattagtgTACTAAATTCTTCTTAACAGAACTTTACAGAGCAGTATGGCAAAGCTTCTCTCAGATCTTAGTATGGACAGTGCACGCTGCAAGGCTGGAAATAATCTTACCAAATCACTTCTgaacatttatgaaaaacaaCTTCAACATGACCCAATCCCTGCTCACACTTCCATAATGAGCTACTTAAATAAGTTAGAACCAAATCACACTATTATTACATGTCCAGAGCCACTTTCTACAATTAACAATGAGGAAAACATAGTGCCAGATAGACTGTATGAAAATGTTCTGCCCTCCAAAGGCCCTCAGCATAGTAATACTAGGAGCATGGAGGAAATATCAGCCCTTGGAATCATTTCTGCCCTTTCAAAACAGGATTCTGATGAGGAGAGTGAAATTACGACATTAATAGAAGATGAGTGTAAATTGGATAAGACAATTTACATTCCATTTGCTAGAAGCacttataaaaagaaatcacCGCTAGCCAAGGGATTATCCCCCCAGCCACAGATCAGTGTTGCTTCACCGAAGCTGGTCAGCAACTGTGGACATGTtgctgaaaaagtaaataaattgtgTGCACCTGGAGTTTGTTCCTCTTCCAAAAAGGAGGAAGATGTACCTGAGAAACTTTCTAAGACAACTGATATGGAGGACAAGCAGCTCcttgagaaaataaaggaagccATTTGCAAGATCCCTGTTGCCACTGAGGAGCCAGAGGAACTGGCTGCACGTCACGGCCCCTCCACTTGTCAGAGCAGCATCATTCAAGTGAAAAGTAGTGCAGTGTCTGATGCTAGCTTTTTAAATTCTGACTTGACCTCTGACTGGagcatctcttctttttcaacGTTCACTTCTCGTGATGAACAAGACTTTCGAAATGGGCTTGCAGCACTGGATGCCAACATTGCTAGACTCCAGAAGTCCTTAAGGACTGGTCTTCTGGAGAAGTAAACCCAGAAGAAAAATTCTTCTTAAGAATAGAACTTGGCTACattgaatgtatattttaattttctttagagaaaaggtTTATATTAATTATGTGTGAAACAAATTGTgtgaataataaatttattattggAGTATATTGACAACACTGTGGAGCTTATAAAAAACAagtcattttaagaaattgataTCTGCTAAGAGAAGAAAGTCGTATACAACTAGGAAAGTACTGTAAgtattgtaaataatattttatttaatatttagcaATTAGAGTTTTTTCTTACTCTGCTGGGCTGAGGATACAGATTAGAAGGAGTCTCTGGTTGTCCTAAAGGATAATGGGAAGGAAACTTCTCACAATTTACTGTATTAAAACTagagttttttctctttcaggattcCTGTTTGTGTTTTAATGGCATTGTGTTTTTATATGGGATGCTCTGTGCTACAGGCTGATGTTGGTGAGACATATAAACgtttattttaagagaaaaagtgCCAATAACtccaactttttgaaaaatattgattggtctaagaaaatatatataacatccCAAGTTAGCATATGGTTTCTTAGAACTTTGACACTTTATTTTTACCCTTAATGTATAAGACCATTAACAAGTAGAGCGGACTGATAAAGAAATGCTAGCAGGTGAGTTTTAGTTTTGGAAATTTGGTTGTTTAGATAAATAAGAAGTGTTTGTTATATTTGAACATGATGGATTTTATAAATCTTGCACTGGTTGTAATTCTCCCCTTCTGggccagttttttgtttgtttgtttgttttgtttgtttttatcagcACTTTAGCTGAAAACCGCCTCTATTCTATAAATAATGTGACCTAAGTTGGTCTCTGCTTCCCTGTACTCTGTAGTATACTtagtatatgtagcacatctctTCTTTCTCAATGTTCACATCTCATGATGAACAAGACTTCTGAAATGATCTTGCAGCACTGGACATCAACATTGCTGAACTCCAGAAGATGCTAACTAGTCAGTATCATTACCTTCTATGGAAACAGCACATTTTAACTCTTAGAAAGCCGGGTGTTGTGCTATCACTGATGCTTCATACAAGTCATCTGACTGGTGTCATTGTATTTAGTACTTGGGCAGGTTTAAGCATTGAAGAGTGTTTTGCCAGTCCTAGAACTTCTTCCTGCTGGTTTTTAAGTGTTGGGGCTACAACTTCCGAAGAACCCAGGTAGTCTCTTTGACATGTTCAGATTTTGCAGAAAGAGTTTCTTAACTCTAAAAATACTAAATGAATTCTAAGCTATTTTCACAGAATTGCCTgttaatgtttttgatttttcttacttccaGTCCTCATAAATTAATTCCTTGGTTTATGTGGAGGTAATAGGTTGCAACTacatttcagaaatataaaataaagcaagtaAGAAAATTATGTCATTTGTCTATTCCCATATATGGGAATTATTATTCATAAGCACAAGTTTGATTCTTAAGATTGTTTAATGATAATCTAAGATCATCCTCTTTTGCCTGTAATATAGGATAGGCATCCTTACGtgcaaagaaaaactttaaacatTTATAGGAGTTAATAGTTTGATTGAAGAACAAATGAGACTAGAAAATCCTTGAGGGACCTTTACCAGAAATTTACTGTTTATTTGATGTAAGAGGTACACATGGCATAGAAACATGAAAGAATTGAATTTGAAGATGAAATGTGACCCTAGAAAAATAGATGGGATAGACAGTTTCCTAGAAGTTTAGAGTAGAAAGAAGCCCAATGATGATAGAGAAAGACCCAGAAGAGAAGAAACTtcatttggatcttttttttttttgctttttttttagggctgcacccatggcatatggatgttcccaggctaggagtcaaatcagagctatagctgctggcctacaccacagccacagcaatgtggggtctgagccgaatctgtgacctacacttcagctcatggcaatgccggatcccccacccactgagtaaggccagggatagaacccacatcctcatggatactagttggattcatttccactgagccccaatgggaattccctcatttGGATCTTAAAGTATGTATAAGATTTGAATAATCCTGTAAATATCCTCAAAATGTTAATCCCATAGAAAGGTGAGTATCATCAAAACATGGGGGTTGTGGTCTAGTAAGAGGATGATAGGTACACCAGCCTGACTAAAATAGAAGGGTTGAGGTTACTATATGATAATGGTAATAGATGATAATACAGTATACAAGAACTGAGGTCAGATTATTGAATGTCTTGAGCTCCAGGCAGAGGAGTAACCATTACATCTTATGAAATCTTTGAGTGTAAGGGTAtccttggtgttttgttttgttttaattgagaATCATCAGAGGAAACTAGAAAATTGCAGAGAGTAATGGTAAATAAGAAGGattagagaaggaagagaagagagaccaCATATGAAGCTGTTGCAGTCGTCTAGACATAAATTGATAAGCTTTTGGCAATGAAAGTGGAAAAGGAGAGGCAAACGGAAACTTTTTCAATAGGCTCGACttaatagaaaatgaaagaaggagaaatcaaagatgacgccAGAGTTTTTAATTTGATCAGTACAAGTCATACCGAGTGCtgtctaaaatgaaaaatcaagttCTTCATTAAGTTCAAAGTGAACAAATTCCAATTTAAGTCTTGATAATGGTAGTGATGATGGGGAGTAGgctaaaaaggagagaagagtgCCCATTCTCAGTAATTTGCTTTAGGAGTTGTTACAGCCCCATCATAGTCTCAGAAGTGTCATTCTAGTCCCAAATCCCAGCTCTCTCACAAAGCCTTTTACCATTTCCCAGAATGTGAAAAGCATACAGAGTGTCCCCTTATCTCCTACAGGATGAATTCAGTATCTCCTGATAGATACTGGGTGTAGAATGGGAAAGAACGATCCTTTAGCATGTTGACACTATTCTGCTGCCCCTTCTTGGATCTGAAGGTAATGTACAAACTGTTCATGGTGGATTTAGTATTTTTTGAATACCAGTGAACATGAAAGTTAGAATCTGACTCTCTGAGTAGAGATCCTAGGAGCAGGGCTAAAGGAATCAAAGAAGTACTTGGTGCACATTCTTCTCCTATTGT is a genomic window of Sus scrofa isolate TJ Tabasco breed Duroc chromosome 13, Sscrofa11.1, whole genome shotgun sequence containing:
- the CCDC14 gene encoding coiled-coil domain-containing protein 14 isoform X4, translated to MYSPMIYQALCEHVQTQMSLMNNLPSKNNANGTPTVPCHTVSGSESHTTHSSCGLSTPTPVQFSQQPPCPPMVHSEVQTDSDNQFASQGKTVLMNCTDDVLRNSFSTSLGVPCSSPQIDKPAPPAFQQLGLANGILPQQRVPKETDLLKCFQTYMKLLHSHPDSQTQQNPLLQPASLATNEDKCTKEQGGEVRSEGKDLNLHVRDLRIKDVRKAKNVNQSAEKVRTIKYLLGELKALVAEQEDSEIQRLITELELCISLLPTVSGKTNFQVEIALAMQPLRNENAHLRRQLRILNQQLREREKTQKASGSLECSLELFSLQSLNKSLQNQLQESLKSQELLQSKNEELLKVIENQKDENKKFADIFKEKDQALLENKQQFDIETTRMKIELEEALVNVKSSRFKLEAAEKENQILGITLRQRDAEVTQLRELTRTLQSSMAKLLSDLSMDSARCKAGNNLTKSLLNIYEKQLQHDPIPAHTSIMSYLNKLEPNHTIITCPEPLSTINNEENIVPDRLYENVLPSKGPQHSNTRSMEEISALGIISALSKQDSDEESEITTLIEDECKLDKTIYIPFARSTYKKKSPLAKGLSPQPQISVASPKLVSNCGHVAEKVNKLCAPGVCSSSKKEEDVPEKLSKTTDMEDKQLLEKIKEAICKIPVATEEPEELAARHGPSTCQSSIIQVKSSAVSDASFLNSDLTSDWSISSFSTFTSRDEQDFRNGLAALDANIARLQKSLRTGLLEK